A single region of the Linepithema humile isolate Giens D197 unplaced genomic scaffold, Lhum_UNIL_v1.0 unplaced_2, whole genome shotgun sequence genome encodes:
- the LOC137001872 gene encoding zinc finger protein 473 homolog, whose amino-acid sequence MSMSAPKVLPSTSINKDDKTDTECIRKCNCTSNCNNTLCNNKIRHSSNSKHKFVCPVKKCQKSYRWKSQLEIHMRSHTGEKPYVCTWENCGKKFSVKSDLNRHNLVHTGGEVHTCKICFRKYSKKSNLERHKKHKHDNNTRQQHCRKEILLYKSRKQLTKLRLTGRGKHYQQISQLHRSLKQNRKSILTMSSSSEHEYNNADENITVLIGNIFIHFINKETEHRHYMLQNTEMPHETAQHTQNQDILNFQMSNINAVTNPSEISENIAHEPHSLIFPNTFNSQHPPITSNENYEAVAAPAPAMIANETDVSSNNVSQNYKTHEIASIKQLVPTHNQPQTLMELNSDVSETDSMSMTPSTVLPSTSVNKDDKTDAECIRKCDCTSNCNDTLCNSKIRQSSNSKHKFKCPVKKCQKSFRSKYKLKTHMRSHTGEKPYVCTWKNCGEKFSQNSHLKRHNRVHTGGEEHECKICFKKYSTKGNLKIHEKSMHNMHKGS is encoded by the exons ATGTCAATGTCAGCTCCAAAAGTTTTACCTTCTACATCCATAAACAAAGATGATAAAACGGATACTGAATGCATCAGGAAATGTAACTGCACTTCTAATTGCAATAACACTTtgtgtaacaataaaattagacATTCAAGTAATAGTAAACATAAATTTGTGTGTCCTGTAAAAAAGTGTCAAAAGTCATATCGTTGGAAGTCACAGTTGGAAATACATATGAGGTCTCATACCGGTGAAAAACCATACGTCTGCACATGGGAGAACTGCGGTAAAAAATTCAGTGTGAAGAGCGATCTGAACCGTCACAATCTCGTGCACACTGGCGGTGAGGTACATACgtgcaaaatatgttttagaaaatattcgaaaaaaagtaatttggaGAGACACAAAAAACATAAGCACGAT aataaCACTCGGCAACAACActgtagaaaagaaattctgctGTATAAGTCACGAAAACAGTTGACAAAACTACGATTAACCGGAAGAGGCAAACATTACCAACAGATTTCACAATTACACAG ATCATTAAAGCAAAATAGAAAATCGATATTAACGATGTCATCATCTTCAGAACATGAATATAACAACGCAGATGAAAATATAACTGTATTAATAGGCAATATATTCatacatttcattaataaagaaaCGGAACACAGACATTATATGTTGCAGAATACCGAAATGCCTCATGAAACAGCACAACATACTCAAAACCAAGATATCTTAAATTTTCAGATGAGCAATATTAATGCCGTCACCAATCCTAGCGAGATTTCAGAAAACATTGCACACGAGCCACACTCACTTATCTTTCCAAACACATTCAACAGTCAACATCCACCCATTACTAGTAATGAAAACTATGAAGCCGTAGCAGCACCAGCACCTGCGATGATAGCGAATGAAACTGATGTGTCAAGTAACAATGTATCGCAGAATTATAAAACTCATGAAATTGCGTCAATCAAACAACTTGTACCAACTCACAATCAGCCGCAGACTTTAATGGAGTTAAATTCTGACGTATCAGAAACAGACTCAATGTCAATGACACCTTCGACAGTTTTACCTTCCACATCCGTAAACAAAGATGATAAAACGGATGCTGAATGCATCAGGAAATGTGACTGCACTTCTAATTGCAATGACACTTTGTGTAACAGTAAAATTAGACAGTCAAGTAAtagtaaacataaatttaagtGTCCTGTAAAAAAGTGTCAAAAGTCATTTCGTTCGAAGTACAAATTGAAAACACATATGAGGTCTCATACCGGTGAAAAACCATACGTCTGCACATGGAAGAACTGCGGTGAAAAATTCAGTCAGAACAGCCATCTGAAACGTCACAACCGCGTGCACACTGGCGGAGAGGAACATGAgtgcaaaatatgttttaagaAGTATTCGACAAAAGGTAATTTAAAGATACACGAAAAAAGTATGCATAATATGCACAAAGGATCATGA